A window of the Gossypium hirsutum isolate 1008001.06 chromosome A03, Gossypium_hirsutum_v2.1, whole genome shotgun sequence genome harbors these coding sequences:
- the LOC107940978 gene encoding probable serine/threonine-protein kinase PBL15, protein MATTESSKPWRPFTSNCCSADNQTILGNFSRCRTSKSDFSKNIAPLPSFRRLSFSDLSRSSSIRINEDLAQSFGPDLYDFQLSELRAITQNFSANYMLGEGGFGTVHKGYVDENLRQGLKPQAVAVKLLDIEGLQGHREWLAEVILLGQLRHPHLVKLIGYCCEDEQRLLVYEFMARGSLENHLFKRPGISTSLPWGTRLNIAIGAAKGLAFLHGAENPVIYRDFKTSNILLHSDFTAKLSDFGLAKIGPEGSNTHVTTRVMGTYGYAAPEYVSTGHLTTKSDVYSFGVVLLEMLTGKRAVDKSRCKNEQNLVDWAKPYLNSSRRLRYIMDPRLGGQYSVRGAKQMSLLALQCISLNPKDRPKMTVVIQTLESLLEYKDMAISCGQWPVSSNSTKKTGLPSSAPNFRAQSRSSSVGVQNKKPNPAVPTPRKVV, encoded by the exons ATGGCTACCACCGAATCCTCAAAGCCTTGGAGACCATTTACTTCAAATTGTTGTTCAGCTGATAACCAAACAATTTTGGGCAATTTCAGCCGTTGTAGGacatccaaatccgatttctcaAAGAACATTGCTCCGTTACCATCGTTTCGACGATTGTCATTTTCCGATCTTAGCCGTTCATCGTCGATACGTATCAACGAGGATCTTGCACAATCTTTCGGTCCCGATTTGtatgattttcaactaagtgaGCTACGGGCTATAACCCAGAATTTTTCTGCCAATTATATGCTAGGAGAAGGTGGGTTTGGGACTGTGCATAAAGGTTACGTGGATGAGAATTTAAGGCAAGGGTTGAAACCTCAAGCTGTTGCTGTCAAGCTTTTGGACATTGAAGGTCTACAAGGACACCGTGAATGGCTT GCTGAAGTGATATTGTTGGGGCAACTACGGCACCCACACCTAGTGAAATTGATTGGGTATTGTTGTGAAGACGAACAACGTCTCCTTGTCTATGAGTTCATGGCCAGAGGAAGTTTGGagaatcatttattcaaaa GGCCGGGGATCTCAACATCACTACCATGGGGAACCAGATTAAATATAGCCATTGGAGCTGCGAAAGGGCTTGCATTCTTGCATGGGGCTGAGAATCCTGTCATATATCGTGACTTCAAAACTTCCAATATCTTGCTTCATTCT GATTTTACAGCTAAACTATCGGATTTTGGACTTGCCAAGATAGGACCTGAGGGCTCAAACACGCATGTCACAACTCGCGTTATGGGTACCTATGGTTATGCTGCCCCAGAATACGTATCAACAG GTCACTTGACCACAAAGAGTGATGTTTACAGTTTCGGAGTAGTATTATTAGAGATGCTTACAGGAAAAAGAGCAGTGGACAAATCGCGGTGTAAGAATGAGCAAAACCTAGTTGATTGGGCTAAACCTTACTTAAATAGTAGTCGAAGGCTGCGCTATATTATGGATCCAAGACTTGGCGGCCAGTATTCAGTGAGAGGAGCAAAACAGATGTCTCTTCTAGCTTTACAATGCATTAGTTTGAACCCAAAAGACAGGCCGAAGATGACAGTCGTTATTCAAACACTTGAATCCTTACTAGAGTACAAGGACATGGCAATCTCTTGTGGGCAATGGCCTGTCTCCTCAAACTCTACTAAAAAGACTGGACTTCCTAGTTCTGCTCCTAATTTTAGAGCACAAAGTAGATCAAGTTCAGTTGGTGTTCAGAATAAAAAACCCAATCCAGCTGTTCCAACTCCAAGGAAGGTTGTATGA
- the LOC107940976 gene encoding protein SIEVE ELEMENT OCCLUSION B isoform X1 encodes MATPISLSLSSLASKSQQLVRNERRMLAASDDGAMMKQIQSTHAPDGRVVDVKPILQVIDNVLHHIIPNIDHAMNGGTGHIDALDDRTNSSAVDGALDALAYIVHKICCEVSCKCSGGGDAHATTMGILNMLSSYSWDAKVVLTLAAFAVNFGEFWLIVQLCTSNSLAKSVALLKQLPDILEHSPTLKPHFDALNKLINAMIDVTKCIVEFTELPSEFISIDVPPLSTAMAHIPTATYWIIWSVVACAAQVTGLVGMRHEFITSTSEAWELSSLAHKVSSIHEHLQCLLRLCYQRIDEKKLLEAFEDFKRTIETPQMDNLKILLKIFRKEETYYLLNPDKTKQVLIDVLRRKHVLLLISDLDISHEEIRVLEALYKGERVSSELNYEILWLPIVDRSTWNDGYEQKFLSLQSIMSWYTVNHPFAIEPAVIKYIMEVWGFVKKPIAVTLDPQGKVLCPNALNMMWIWGNSVFPFSSEKEESFWKAEAWTLELLVDRLEPNLPTWVNQQKVVCFYGGVQMEWIESFTTVTKGVAKALDIGLEMVYVGKNNAKERVKKITGLIKEKKLSHAWEDDNVWFFWNRLESMLYSKTQHGKAIENDFIKQEVMTLLAYDGSENGWAVFFTGSDEMVRANGEKVLSSMKSFDEWEKLAKQMGFIPALRKHLEGIIDEHHCTRLILPGNSGGIPEKVQCAECGRPMEMYFMYRCCVE; translated from the exons ATGGCTACCCCTATCTCACTCTCACTCTCATCACTAGCTTCTAAATCCCAGCAACTGGTGAGGAATGAGCGTCGGATGTTGGCCGCATCCGACGATGGTGCAATGATGAAGCAAATTCAGTCGACTCATGCCCCCGATGGTCGTGTTGTTGATGTTAAACCAATTCTCCAAGTCATTGACAATGTGTTGCATCATATCATTCCCAACATTGATCATGCTATGAAT GGTGGAACGGGACACATCGATGCTCTCGATGATCGGACCAACTCGTCTGCCGTTGATGGTGCACTTGATGCTTTGGCTTATATCGTACACAAAATCTGCTGCGAG GTATCATGCAAGTGTTCAGGAGGAGGGGATGCTCATGCAACAACAATGGGGATTCTCAACATGCTTTCAAGCTATTCGTGGGATGCAAAAGTGGTGCTAACATTAGCTGCTTTCGCAGtgaattttggggaattttggcTGATCGTTCAGCTTTGCACTTCCAACTCATTGGCCAAATCCGTGGCTCTCCTCAAGCAGTTACCCGACATTTTAGAGCATTCCCCAACATTGAAACCCCACTTTGATGCACTTAACAAGCTCATCAATGCAATGATTGATGTAACCAAGTGCATTGTTGAGTTCACTGAGCTACCTTCTGAGTTTATTTCGATCGATGTGCCACCATTGTCGACCGCCATGGCTCATATCCCCACTGCTACCTACTGGATCATTTGGAGTGTCGTCGCTTGTGCTGCACAGGTTACGGGTCTTGTAGGGATGAGACACGA gTTCATTACATCGACTTCGGAGGCATGGGAACTATCAAGCTTGGCACATAAAGTTAGTAGCATACATGAACACCTTCAATGTCTATTACGTCTTTGTTATCAACGCATTG ATGAGAAGAAGCtattggaagcttttgaagaCTTCAAGCGTACTATTGAAACACCTCAAATGGACAACTTGAAGATTCTCCTAAAAATATTCCGCAAGGAAGAGACTTATTATCTCTTGAATCCAGACAAGACCAAG CAGGTTCTTATCGATGTCTTGAGAAGAAAGCATGTTTTATTGCTCATTTCAGATCTTGACATCTCCCATGAGGAGATTCGAGTTCTTGAGGCTCTTTACAAAGGTGAAAGGGTATCATCTGAGCTTAACTATGAGATCCTATGGCTCCCAATCGTGGACAGATCAACTTGGAATGATGGTTATGAACAAAAGTTTTTGAGCTTGCAATCAATTATGTCATGGTATACAGTGAACCATCCTTTCGCCATTGAACCAGCAGTGATTAAATACATAATGGAAGTATGGGGTTTCGTTAAGAAACCAATTGCGGTGACATTGGATCCACAAGGAAAGGTTTTATGCCCAAATGCACTCAACATGATGTGGATATGGGGAAATTCAGTTTTCCCATTTAGCagtgaaaaagaagaaagtttTTGGAAAGCTGAAGCTTGGACCCTTGAGCTTCTCGTTGATCGCCTTGAGCCAAACTTACCTACTTGG GTGAACCAACAGAAAGTGGTATGTTTCTATGGTGGTGTGCAAATGGAATGGATCGAAAGTTTCACTACCGTAACAAAAGGGGTTGCGAAGGCTCTCGACATTGGCTTAGAAATGGTTTATGTTGGCAAAAACAATGCAAAGGAACGAGTGAAAAAGATTACTGGTCTAATCAAAGAGAAAAAACTTAGCCACGCTTGGGAAGATGACAATGTGTGGTTCTTTTGGAACCGATTAGAGAGCATGTTGTACTCGAAAACACAACATGGGAAAGCCATTGAAAACGATTTTATAAAGCAAGAAGTGATGACCTTGCTTGCATATGACGGTAGTGAAAATGGATGGGCAGTGTTCTTCACTGGTTCAGATGAAATGGTGAGAGCCAATGGAGAGAAAGTGCTTAGCAGCATGAAGAGCTTTGATGAATGGGAAAAACTTGCGAAGCAAATGGGGTTTATCCCAGCACTTCGTAAACATTTGGAAGGGATTATCGATGAACATCACTGCACTCGCCTTATCCTACCGGGAAACAGTGGCGGGATTCCGGAGAAGGTGCAGTGTGCTGAGTGTGGACGTCCGATGGagatgtatttcatgtatcgctGCTGTGTTGAGTGA
- the LOC107940976 gene encoding protein SIEVE ELEMENT OCCLUSION B isoform X2 — MATPISLSLSSLASKSQQLVRNERRMLAASDDGAMMKQIQSTHAPDGRVVDVKPILQVIDNVLHHIIPNIDHAMNGGTGHIDALDDRTNSSAVDGALDALAYIVHKICCEVSCKCSGGGDAHATTMGILNMLSSYSWDAKVVLTLAAFAVNFGEFWLIVQLCTSNSLAKSVALLKQLPDILEHSPTLKPHFDALNKLINAMIDVTKCIVEFTELPSEFISIDVPPLSTAMAHIPTATYWIIWSVVACAAQVTGLVGMRHEFITSTSEAWELSSLAHKVSSIHEHLQCLLRLCYQRIDEKKLLEAFEDFKRTIETPQMDNLKILLKIFRKEETYYLLNPDKTKVLIDVLRRKHVLLLISDLDISHEEIRVLEALYKGERVSSELNYEILWLPIVDRSTWNDGYEQKFLSLQSIMSWYTVNHPFAIEPAVIKYIMEVWGFVKKPIAVTLDPQGKVLCPNALNMMWIWGNSVFPFSSEKEESFWKAEAWTLELLVDRLEPNLPTWVNQQKVVCFYGGVQMEWIESFTTVTKGVAKALDIGLEMVYVGKNNAKERVKKITGLIKEKKLSHAWEDDNVWFFWNRLESMLYSKTQHGKAIENDFIKQEVMTLLAYDGSENGWAVFFTGSDEMVRANGEKVLSSMKSFDEWEKLAKQMGFIPALRKHLEGIIDEHHCTRLILPGNSGGIPEKVQCAECGRPMEMYFMYRCCVE; from the exons ATGGCTACCCCTATCTCACTCTCACTCTCATCACTAGCTTCTAAATCCCAGCAACTGGTGAGGAATGAGCGTCGGATGTTGGCCGCATCCGACGATGGTGCAATGATGAAGCAAATTCAGTCGACTCATGCCCCCGATGGTCGTGTTGTTGATGTTAAACCAATTCTCCAAGTCATTGACAATGTGTTGCATCATATCATTCCCAACATTGATCATGCTATGAAT GGTGGAACGGGACACATCGATGCTCTCGATGATCGGACCAACTCGTCTGCCGTTGATGGTGCACTTGATGCTTTGGCTTATATCGTACACAAAATCTGCTGCGAG GTATCATGCAAGTGTTCAGGAGGAGGGGATGCTCATGCAACAACAATGGGGATTCTCAACATGCTTTCAAGCTATTCGTGGGATGCAAAAGTGGTGCTAACATTAGCTGCTTTCGCAGtgaattttggggaattttggcTGATCGTTCAGCTTTGCACTTCCAACTCATTGGCCAAATCCGTGGCTCTCCTCAAGCAGTTACCCGACATTTTAGAGCATTCCCCAACATTGAAACCCCACTTTGATGCACTTAACAAGCTCATCAATGCAATGATTGATGTAACCAAGTGCATTGTTGAGTTCACTGAGCTACCTTCTGAGTTTATTTCGATCGATGTGCCACCATTGTCGACCGCCATGGCTCATATCCCCACTGCTACCTACTGGATCATTTGGAGTGTCGTCGCTTGTGCTGCACAGGTTACGGGTCTTGTAGGGATGAGACACGA gTTCATTACATCGACTTCGGAGGCATGGGAACTATCAAGCTTGGCACATAAAGTTAGTAGCATACATGAACACCTTCAATGTCTATTACGTCTTTGTTATCAACGCATTG ATGAGAAGAAGCtattggaagcttttgaagaCTTCAAGCGTACTATTGAAACACCTCAAATGGACAACTTGAAGATTCTCCTAAAAATATTCCGCAAGGAAGAGACTTATTATCTCTTGAATCCAGACAAGACCAAG GTTCTTATCGATGTCTTGAGAAGAAAGCATGTTTTATTGCTCATTTCAGATCTTGACATCTCCCATGAGGAGATTCGAGTTCTTGAGGCTCTTTACAAAGGTGAAAGGGTATCATCTGAGCTTAACTATGAGATCCTATGGCTCCCAATCGTGGACAGATCAACTTGGAATGATGGTTATGAACAAAAGTTTTTGAGCTTGCAATCAATTATGTCATGGTATACAGTGAACCATCCTTTCGCCATTGAACCAGCAGTGATTAAATACATAATGGAAGTATGGGGTTTCGTTAAGAAACCAATTGCGGTGACATTGGATCCACAAGGAAAGGTTTTATGCCCAAATGCACTCAACATGATGTGGATATGGGGAAATTCAGTTTTCCCATTTAGCagtgaaaaagaagaaagtttTTGGAAAGCTGAAGCTTGGACCCTTGAGCTTCTCGTTGATCGCCTTGAGCCAAACTTACCTACTTGG GTGAACCAACAGAAAGTGGTATGTTTCTATGGTGGTGTGCAAATGGAATGGATCGAAAGTTTCACTACCGTAACAAAAGGGGTTGCGAAGGCTCTCGACATTGGCTTAGAAATGGTTTATGTTGGCAAAAACAATGCAAAGGAACGAGTGAAAAAGATTACTGGTCTAATCAAAGAGAAAAAACTTAGCCACGCTTGGGAAGATGACAATGTGTGGTTCTTTTGGAACCGATTAGAGAGCATGTTGTACTCGAAAACACAACATGGGAAAGCCATTGAAAACGATTTTATAAAGCAAGAAGTGATGACCTTGCTTGCATATGACGGTAGTGAAAATGGATGGGCAGTGTTCTTCACTGGTTCAGATGAAATGGTGAGAGCCAATGGAGAGAAAGTGCTTAGCAGCATGAAGAGCTTTGATGAATGGGAAAAACTTGCGAAGCAAATGGGGTTTATCCCAGCACTTCGTAAACATTTGGAAGGGATTATCGATGAACATCACTGCACTCGCCTTATCCTACCGGGAAACAGTGGCGGGATTCCGGAGAAGGTGCAGTGTGCTGAGTGTGGACGTCCGATGGagatgtatttcatgtatcgctGCTGTGTTGAGTGA